The Oxyura jamaicensis isolate SHBP4307 breed ruddy duck chromosome 28, BPBGC_Ojam_1.0, whole genome shotgun sequence genome contains a region encoding:
- the IFI30 gene encoding gamma-interferon-inducible lysosomal thiol reductase, translating to MASALPLALLALLAPGLAVALPGCDYPAHLWCSSREIAVACQAESRCANLSHPEAPPVELTLYYESLCPACRSFLVTQLFTTWLLLPDDTMNITLVPYGNAQEKKVGGKWQFQCQHGSEECLGNMIQACLMHEAENFTTYFPVIFCMESGSSATKNLEACLQVYAPQLDARRVAACVHGDLGTALMHRNAQLTEALDPPHQYVPWIVVNGKHTDELQEEAQRSLLRLVCQLYQGEKPEGCQSAAAPKPRAVCKR from the exons ATGGCCTCCGCGCTGCcgctggccctgctggccctgctggccccggggctggcggTGGCCCTGCCCGGCTGTGACTACCCGGCCCACCTCTGGTGCAGCTCGCGGGAGATCGCCGTCGCCTGCCAG GCGGAGAGCCGCTGCGCCAACCTCTCGCACCCCGAGGCTCCTCCCGTGGAGCTGACCCTGTACTACGAGAGCTTGTGCCCGGCATGCCGCAGCTTCCTGGTCACGCAGCTCTTCAccacctggctgctgctgcccgacGACACCATGAACATCACGCTGGTGCCGTACGGCAACGCGCAG GAGAAGAAGGTCGGCGGCAAGTGGCAGTTCCAGTGCCAGCACGGCTCGGAGGAGTGTTTGGGCAACATGATCCAG GCCTGCCTGATGCACGAGGCCGAGAACTTCACCACCTACTTCCCCGTCATCTTCTGCATGGAGTCGGGCAGCTCCGCCACCAAAAACCTGGAGGCC TGCCTGCAGGTCTACGCCCCGCAGCTGGACGCGAGGCGCGTCGCCGCCTGCGTGCACGGGGACCTGGGGACCGCGCTGATGCACCGCAACGCCCAGCTGACGGAGGCGCTCGACCCGCCGCACCAATACGTCCCCTGGATCGTCGTCAACGGG AAGCACACGGacgagctgcaggaggaggcgCAGCGCTCGCTGCTGAGGCTGGTGTGCCAGCTCTACCAG GGAGAGAAGCCCGAGGGCTGCCAGAGCGCCGCGGCACCGAAGCCCCGGGCGGTCTGCAAGCGCTGA